A segment of the Coffea arabica cultivar ET-39 chromosome 8c, Coffea Arabica ET-39 HiFi, whole genome shotgun sequence genome:
CGTAGCTGGTTAGACTTTGGCCCGTGATAAGAAAAGACTCTCTGCTTCCCACTAATATTAGAAATTGTTACTTTCAACTCTTTTGGCCAAGCTAGCAAACTTTATTTAGTATTTCAAGTTGGCATACCTCAATTTTGTTAGAAATTGCAAAACTGTTTAACGATTGTTTCTCTGAACTGAAGAAACAGTGGTGTCAAAAGGTGGTCCAGTTTGACACAGGTCATAGGGCCAGTAGGACGGACAAAATATATTTCATTAATAATTTTAGGTAATAAGTAATGAATGGGTTACAATAATGGGGATGATTCTTGACTCTTCCCCATTTTACATTTTGGTCAAAGATAATTTTACATCTGCTTCAGTTTTAGTATCATTAGCATATGAATTTTGTCTTACAATTAAATGTCAGTTCCAGTTCCATCTAGTACTTTATTTTGTGAAAgagaagaaataaaatttaattgTCATTTTATTCAGGGGAAGTAGCTAAAAAGTGATAGGAACATTTCATGTGAAGTTTGTGGATCACTCAGCTGACATATAAAGTCTTAGGGCTGACTGTAATATTTTCTGTGTCAAATTAGGAGCCTATCATACACATGCTTCAACTTGCGGTTGAGTGTTAGGAGAAGACAAGGGTACTTATTGTGGATCATGCATGATTAATGAGATAGGTTATGAATGATTCACCTACTTTTGGAAAAGACTTGTTTTTGCCAAATTTTGACGATTTGTAACTCATAACTTATCTGAAGCACTTGTGCTAGTGTCTTGGGTTTCAAAGTTTGTTGGTTTGGTTGCCTATTTTTACCTTTTCTAGCCCTCTTGTATTTCCACACTTTGAATGTCCATttcccttccccccccccccccttgtTCTTTTCTTGAATTAATATCAAGTGCTTCTCCTGATTTAGACCCAATGAATCAAAAGAGGCTACTTTCTATGCTATTGCATCTTAGAAACTTGGTAATTAGCCCCTTTTGTCATCTGTTGATTAGTTTCTCCTTGGTTAGATGTGAATCCGCATGAGTGGGCTTTCGTGAATTGCTCAAGCAGAAAAGCCAGTACAAGCTTTAGGCTTGACTTACCAGTCTGTTATCATATTAAGATTTTTCTCGTCATTGTTTTGGACTCTGTAGGTATTTGTTAAATTCTTTTTCTGATTGTCTTACACACTGAAAGATAGATTTATATAGGGTGGATGAATTGTTTATGCTGAACATATTAGTGaaacatgaaaacagaaaattgaatTCTAGTTTTATGAGAAAGTTATTCTAAATCTTCCCAAGTCAGAAATCCTACTTGGGTGGAAATTGTGGCTATTGTACATTTTGAGGGTGAGTATTGGGAATATTAACAACATCAGAATTTTTGCATGTTGGGGATGTCAGAGATGAAGTGTGACTAAGGTGCTTTTTATAGTGATATAAAgacaatctctctctctctctctctcacccaTACCCCATCATGTGATTCTTTATTATTCTTATTCTTCTAGTTGTTAATGCTATTACTTCTGTGCCTTTGATCTTAATTCATCAGTGCATGATATGAGGTCTTTTACTCCCCAGGACTTCTGGAACTCAATGTCTTTGTTTACTCATCATACCTCAAGACTTAACTCCTGCCTCATGAGACTTCTTGGACTTCATTCACTCCTACGTTAATAAGGGTCTAATATCTTGTTCTGAGAGTTGCATTTAATTCCAATCGCTTTTTGCTTGGCAAATTATTGATTGGCTTTCATGAATCCTGAGTCACATGTTAAATATAGGAAAATAAAAGTAGTCCTACATTGAGCTTCCCAAGGCTTTTGATGAGTAAGCTTACAAAGATCTTGGGCTGGTCTGCTCCTTGCAAATGCATCTTGGTGCTGAGGTTCTTTAATAATTTCAACTCAGAAGCACCAATATAGAGCATAAAGTTTAAACATCACAGGATACTTTATGAAGCAATTCACAGAAAAAAAGGGCATCATACTCTTGATATGCTTATATTCGACTTGGGGTAGTATTCCTCAAGTGCTCTTACCAAAAGTTGTGTTTTCCGGTCCAGAATTTGCAATATATGTCCCTCCATCATTAAAAGATCAAAGTGAACAAAGTAGTATTGGTGTTACAGTTTTCTTTCAACAATGTAGCAGCTTCTTTGCCCCTCCTATCTGCCGACTTTAAGTAAAATTGAGAGGAGAAGGGGCTCTTTTAAACTAGTGTTGAACTCTATCCAAGTCAAGACTTGGCACAGGAGCACAATGAATTTCCTGTTGCAGCACAGTCCgacattttatcttttttgtgcTAATAATATGGTCAGCAATGTTGAATTTACCTAGGCCTGACTATAACACTGCATAATTAGTTTTGTGTGACAGTAACCATCTGACCTGATATCCTCACAAGTGACATTTTGCAGCAATGAAGATCCGATATTTGGACGTGGAAGCCTCGTTAATGCAGATGAGCTATGGTCATCTTCCAAAGATGTCACCAGCAGCCCTGAGAAGTCAATTCCCATGTCAGGTGACTCTCCACGTCTGGGGCTAGGCTCACTAAGGAGCACGTCagagcaatttgatgttcaagGAGAGTACCTGTCAGATCAAAACCAGTGCTTTACTCCAGGACATGAGAAAATAAACTTCCTGACATCCAATGTCCCGCAGAATGTGAAGTCTTGTGCAGGAAATATAGGATACACCGGAAGTAGCAATAATATCTCAATGAAGGAGAAGGTACTACAGCTATGCCAGATGTAGATGAATTTTCTTCTCTCTCATTACTCTGACTTTTGTCCACTCTCTTCTGCATCATTGTAATTTCTGTTACATGGCCGTTGGGAACAAATTGATTTATTTGTCTTGGAATGCAGACAGCTTTTGAGATGAGTGGAAGTAAGCCAGTATATAACTTGCAGCTTGATTCAGGAAATTTTGCAGTCGCTAACGAGTGTATGGTCAAGGTATATTTTTTCCTACTCCTGGTGAAATTTAATTCCTATTTTGTATGAGGTTCCCATCCTTAGGAAGGTACCCCTTTCTTTCTATTTACTCCACCTTTGTTCCTTTCCTTTCCACAttttaatgagaaaaaaaaaacattttttgaATGATCATTTTTTTTGGCACACAAAAGGAACATCGACATGAAGTGATTATCTGAACTTTAGCTGGCTTCTATTCCCCATTAGTGAAGCTTTGTGCATTCTTGTTAACAGCAGCACCATAAATGCTGTCAACCAAGAATTACTTCTGTGGTGTACCTGGAAATGGAATTGCTTATCATttcatttcttaaatctccgGAAATGAGTTGCCTATCGGATTTGCTTAAAATAGATATAGATTAGAATTATGtccaaaaagaaaacagagatTCTTATAGATAATGCTTCAGAAAGAAACACAATTGGAATGTACAATCAGTCTTCATGTCATTAGTCTACCTATTGGTGCAAGAAATATTCAGTAGAAAAGAAAACATGATTAGCGTAACAGTTTCTTTGAACTTTTTCATTTATGCTCTCTTAAATTTGAGTAACGTGGCCATATTAACAGTATTTGCTAGTTACATGGGATGGTTTTCGTTTTAGGTCAGATTGTTTTACTGCTACAGATGTTCATCCCCTTTTTTTGATTGTATTCTTGAGGCAAAAATGGCTAGTGGGTCTATTGTTTCAGAGATAGCAATTTTCGTATATTTTACAGACAGGACCTAGTAAAATATTTTATCCTTGATTGCTTGACTCCAGTGATTAGAATTGAAGACACAGCTGTCAAATTTTTAACCAAACCCTTTTTCTCGTTATCATCACTTAAAGATTCAATATTCCCCCACAACTATAACCTGGCTTTCTTTGAAAAGTAAGCCACAAATTTTCTGTTGtgtgaaattgaaaaattttcactgAAGATAAGTAGACCTGTTATTTGGTGTCTGTTTCCTGTGACATGTTAGATCTATAATTCCGTGGAACCGATGTCAACCTTAAGGCTACTGCATAACCATAATCTAGAACTTATTTCCATTATCTAGAATAgtctttttcaaattattttagcCACATGATAAGTTGCCTTTTTAAATTTGCAGTTTTCTTCAATTATGAATTTCTTTTAAAGTAAATTCTCTTTTTCTTAGATGTTCATATATCACATGTCAAATTACTACTTGGATTTAACAAAATGACTGAAATTACTACCTTAAAGTAAATAGAGTGATCTACCCAACAGGACGAATAGGTCATATGGAGACCAAAAATGGTATTCTGAAAGTCATATAGGTTCATCAAATAAGACTAGGGGAACCTGAACAAACAAAAATCATCTCATACTAATCTGAAGATATAAAAGCTGTTCTGTTGTTTCAGTATCACGCCTTTTTGGTACATTATTCATGTGCTCTTAATGGTTTCTTTACTTTAGAACATCAGAGTGTTGCTCTAGTTGTTTTCTTGTATGCAGGGGAATAAGCAAAAGAAGTTGAGAGGCTGGAAAAAATCAGCAGAAAAAAGTGAAGGCAGGCATTTGCAGAATTTACAAGGATGGACTCAAACTGGAAACCAGTTTCTTCAATTTGATGCCCCATATGCACCAAATATGGGTCAATCTAGCTCATCTTTGGTGTTCAGTCAGCAGACACAATTTCAAGGATCAGAGTCTTCACATTACAAGCATCTCTCTAGTCCACTTTTGACTTCTTTCATTCATGGTACTATGGCAAAGCAGTATACCGCTATGCCAGTTTTGTCGCAATTTCATTCTGGAGAAGTTAGCCAGCAGCCTGCCATTTCCAGCTATGTGGTTCCTGGGCACTTGAATCCTTCTACTGAACCTTCTGTTAAGTCTTTGACAATGACTCCTCAGGAGAagattgagaaattaaggaggCGACAGCAAATGAGAGCAATGCTTGCAATTCAGAAACAACAGCAGCAGTTTGGCAATCAAATGTCATCTACTGAATATTCAGCTATGGAAGGAGAAAATATTGAAGCAGAGGAAAACCTTTCAACAGTTGCGTCTCTTGAGCCAAATTCACCCATAGAACAAGATGATTCCAATACCGCATGTGTGCCGCATGATGATTGCTCAGTCCAGGATTCAATACTATATCAACTTCAGGATATTGTAGCAAAGGTTAGAGCAACTGCAGTTTCGTTTCTTTCCTGGTGGATGTATTTACTTGCTAAATAATGCGCATAGTCTGTGCTTAATTTCCTTGCAGTTGGACATGAGGATAAGACTTTGCATTAGGGATAGTCTGTTTCGACTAGCTCAGAGTGCTAGTCAAAGGCAGAATGCCAGTGATACAAGCAGTAACAATAAGAGCAACAGAGATGAAGTTCTCAGCAAAGAAGAAATTAACACTCATAACAGGTTAGAGAATCTACTGCCATTCATGCTAAATATTGATGAATGATATGTATTGCTGAAATGATATCATAATTTCATCCTAAAAGTTGTTGAACCATACAGTTTTAGTTATTAACTCACAGGCATCAATTATATTGCTTTACTGGATACTGGATAACTTGGAAATAAGTTGCAAAGCGGCTTTCCAGATAACTATATAACAATCGATGTACTGCATACATGCTTCTAAGTGCTGTATTTCTAAGCTCAATTAGAAATCATGAAGTCTCCAAAACTTCTCAACTCCTTTCAAGCACCAAAACTGTGTATTAGTAGCACCCAAATAGAAGGTTTCACTTTGTAACTTTACATTATTTGTTGCATTCGTGTAATTTGACATAGACAAGTTaaaacgagagagagagagagagagagagagagagagaagcctAGATGTTCTCAGTATCACACATGAGAGCCATTGACATCTTTACCTTGAGTGCTTGGTAGATAGCATATATACCAAATTACTGAAAGAGTTCTTTCATAGTTGGGAACAATTTCACATTTCTCACTTTTCTCCTGCATTGATAGCATGGAACTCAACTAGCAGAGTATGCTCTGATTTTTCTCATGCTTAATTGcgtattttgattttttcaacTATATTTATCTCTGACAATTTTCTTCATCCTGTTATTAATTGGAACATGAGTGAAAAATTGAATGAACAACCAATGCAGATTTTTTCAGATTATTACCTTAGCCGCGTTAGTGCATTGAATAGATTATCATTAAGATTGAAATCTCCAGTTTGTTATGTACGCAATGGTATCCTGCATTGAAATTATCAGTTGGCAGTACATGTACCCAAGAGTGTCCTGATTGTACTGTTGTTTACTGTGTCATTGCATTTGGATAAGATGTTTATTCTTGCTTAGAGAAAGAAATCGTGATGTTTATTCAGGAACATACTTGAAGCAAATCTAGATTTTCATGGTGGAGTTGAGCATTGTTAAACCTTCATCCTCCAATTCTATTTTGTCACAGGTTTCTGAAGGCATCTGAAGCAGAGACAGAAACCAACCCAATCGACCGCACTGTGGCTCATCTGCTGTTCCATAGGCCTTTAGAGCTCACAGGAAAGATTGTTGGGACACCTGAACCAAACTTATCAGCTAAGATCCTCCACTATGACAGGCAAGCATCTAGCTCAATGAGCTTGCAAACTAACAATTTGCCTCAAAGATTAGAGAACAAGCAAATTCTATCCCATGAGGAATCAGAGGTTCCTTGCCTATTTCGTAAAGAGAATCAGTTGGAAACATCTGAAAATACATTAACCGCCAGAGCTGCAGAAACTGGAATAATGAAAGTCGAGCCCTCCCAGTGAGAACTGAAGTAACAAAATCTTTAGAAGGGTAATTCCTTCCTTTATCTCTTCCAAACAGTATTAATTTGCATTTTATGTGTATATTATGGATTAACTAGTAATGAGCCACTCTTTCATTGTCAGCCCACTGGTACCTGTCTGTCATGGTTTTGGAAGGTCCAATGCCATAGCCATGACCATGGAAGAAGTCGCTCACTGGAAGTTCATAAAATCTATATTCCCTTCAAAAGGGAGTATATCATATGTCCGAAGTTCCTATTCTGGTTGACTAGAATATTGATGTCGTCACACGTCCTGTTGCGAGATCTGAAAGTAGATTGAAGCTACCAAACTTCTACATATATGGCCGCTTCGCATATTGCTCATTTGACTAGATTAACTTGTTTGTGTCAACTTATTTATACCTGCGTGATCTGTTTGCTAGACGTGTCAGTTACATCTTCATTTATCCATCTTGGTAGATTCTTGCTGGTCATAATTGTATCTGTAACATAATTCAACTATCTCCTCATCGATCTTGGACTTTAATTGA
Coding sequences within it:
- the LOC113727297 gene encoding protein LNK2-like isoform X1, which encodes MFDWNDEELSNIIWGEAGEGEDHIVPYPDANEEKSLGSYGDCIKKEKNQEAVDVKTAEQKKPATQSDLHGVKLQCSSQYDTNEDLSAMEFGVDSWPDLSLPGAAKANEDTMEDKAAPLDNASKIFQSPLDDSEQGDFVDYGWASVGSFEDLERIFSNEDPIFGRGSLVNADELWSSSKDVTSSPEKSIPMSGDSPRLGLGSLRSTSEQFDVQGEYLSDQNQCFTPGHEKINFLTSNVPQNVKSCAGNIGYTGSSNNISMKEKTAFEMSGSKPVYNLQLDSGNFAVANECMVKLFSCMQGNKQKKLRGWKKSAEKSEGRHLQNLQGWTQTGNQFLQFDAPYAPNMGQSSSSLVFSQQTQFQGSESSHYKHLSSPLLTSFIHGTMAKQYTAMPVLSQFHSGEVSQQPAISSYVVPGHLNPSTEPSVKSLTMTPQEKIEKLRRRQQMRAMLAIQKQQQQFGNQMSSTEYSAMEGENIEAEENLSTVASLEPNSPIEQDDSNTACVPHDDCSVQDSILYQLQDIVAKLDMRIRLCIRDSLFRLAQSASQRQNASDTSSNNKSNRDEVLSKEEINTHNRFLKASEAETETNPIDRTVAHLLFHRPLELTGKIVGTPEPNLSAKILHYDRQASSSMSLQTNNLPQRLENKQILSHEESEVPCLFRKENQLETSENTLTARAAETGIMKVEPSQ